In Hyalangium minutum, a single window of DNA contains:
- a CDS encoding SIP domain-containing protein, with amino-acid sequence MRGEPSEHDGELLRRALAGFSPPAGDGFVWIAGEAAIVRDLRTHFADERRHPSDWLKAAAYWHRSQVHLTV; translated from the coding sequence GTGCGCGGCGAGCCGAGCGAGCACGACGGCGAGCTGCTGCGCCGTGCGCTCGCTGGTTTCTCTCCTCCCGCCGGGGATGGCTTCGTCTGGATTGCCGGCGAGGCTGCCATCGTTCGCGACCTACGGACTCACTTCGCCGACGAGCGCCGGCATCCGAGTGACTGGCTCAAGGCTGCGGCCTACTGGCACCGCAGTCAGGTCCACTTGACCGTGTAG